A region from the Acyrthosiphon pisum isolate AL4f chromosome A1, pea_aphid_22Mar2018_4r6ur, whole genome shotgun sequence genome encodes:
- the LOC100568556 gene encoding uncharacterized protein LOC100568556 produces the protein MLAVFTLKYIINYVFTRILVQQCEVHELSDVYVWGKHFLDIADAKKKTRFEPRKYESQCTVKTQKVMGLLSSNWIKNCFTPQFEAVQTVRTYKHCVISAVCHHIIDWCRGTGDRTVCMMIVVHRPGHINDGVFSSYPVVISESGKMSFRNIEPNSQQFVKLYRYLETRQKERCFIRNYIKYLQGLKNYLPLKPHNV, from the exons atgctcGCTGTATTcaccttaaaatatataataaattatgtattcacACGTATTCTTGTGCAACAGTGCGAAGTGCACGAACTGTCAGACGTATACGTATGGGGTAAACATTTCTTGGACATAGCCGacgccaaaaaaaaaacgagattCGAACCGAGAAAATATGAATCGCAATGCACGGTGAAAACGCAGAAAGTTATGGGTCTTTTGTCTTCGAATTggatcaaaaattgttttacgcCACAGTTT GAAGCAGTACAGACGGTAAGGACCTACAAACATTGTGTTATATCGGCGGTGTGCCATCACATAATCGACTGGTGTCGGGGAACGGGTGACAGGACAGTGTGCATGATGATTGTTGTACATCGACCAGGACACATCAACGACGGCGTTTTCTCGTCATACCCGGTGGTCATCAGCGAGTCCGGAAAAATGTCATTCCGC AACATTGAACCGAATTCAcaacaatttgtaaaattgtacaGATATCTGGAAACTCGACAAAAAGAAAGGTGCTTTATTCGCAACTACATCAAGTACCTACAAGGGTTGAAAAACTACCTACCGTTAAAACCACATAATGTGTAA
- the LOC115033918 gene encoding uncharacterized protein LOC115033918 has product MDVTVTKVVISVDHNVLSIELAFNILQRKVFADNKLNVFILTLDVDKVKETAEHIKNCCFSNLNELIVTGDYHDAFRKADYLLIMTDLNVPDRKVIESVQNLDHVFKKAKSFDRLANPDARIVAMGPWSNTWLQIFAEVATRLQKCNFTGLSRHHVSKALGLIARKLDVS; this is encoded by the exons atgGATGTTACCGTTACCAAAGTCGTGATCTCTGTGGACCATAATGTGCTTAGCATCGAGTTGGCGTTCAACATACTTCAGAGGAAAGTGTTCGCCGACAATAAATTGAACGTGTTTATTTTAACTCTAGACGTGGACAAAGTAAAAGAAACGGctgaacatattaaaaattgttgtttctcCAACCTgaatg AATTAATCGTGACCGGAGATTACCACGACGCGTTCCGGAAGGCCGACTATCTCCTGATAATGACCGATTTGAACGTGCCGGATCGGAAAGTTATCGAAAGCGTCCAAAACTTAGACCATGTTTTCAAAAAG GCTAAATCGTTCGATCGACTGGCCAATCCGGATGCAAGGATCGTCGCGATGGGACCGTGGTCCAACACGTGGTTACAGATTTTCGCTGAAGTCGCGACACGCCTGCAAAAGTGCAACTTTACCGGTTTGTCTAGACATCACGTGAGTAAAGCGTTGGGGCTCATCGCACGAAAACTCGACGTAAGTtga